A stretch of the Nicotiana tabacum cultivar K326 chromosome 6, ASM71507v2, whole genome shotgun sequence genome encodes the following:
- the LOC107795520 gene encoding uncharacterized protein LOC107795520, translating to MDLNYCEPPTLFPSQGEATLEGNNGNPFLDSFPDPLCKLNLKETSDFVKSLPTASNNGVESRGFIKKEGGISSVTRRNMDAPSTPGRPIFSFSVGNFSRKNFPSKWDDAEKWLVNGSPASHHQHYGLKPTLESSKLSKQCNNGFKLKEAENVFAEKNRVIDEKVSKVASDFQVSLPLNHHHISAGASNTIPSATDVFLKDKFTDEVESIYPKFRYLEPTKEGFLFENGAGKSMKEATTEVIHEVKHRDIGTEMTPIGSSTTSRCHTPFKSPSPARHNTPADRSGPLDLPSSGSDSTVDIMQLQECHLAKLQLGTQFDSVTTNWSSREEEEEDISKSLRHFEINNECRKSVSESKMRSWEEEEKNKCCLRYQREEAKIQAWINLQNAKAEAQSKKLEVKIQRMRSNLEEKLMKRMAVVHRKAEEWRTTAHLQHKEQIEKVADQARKMMLTRQNSHLSTAQTSCGCLPCRNHHI from the exons ATGGATCTTAACTACTGTGAACCTCCAACTCTGTTTCCATCTCAAGGG GAAGCAACATTAGAAGGGAACAATGGGAACCCATTCTTGGATAGTTTTCCTGACCCACTATGTAAACTTAATCTAAAGGAGACTTCTGATTTTGTAAAGTCATTGCCAACAGCAAGCAATAATGGAGTTGAAAGCAGAGGGTTTATAAAAAAGGAGGGAGGAATAAGTTCAGTGACAAGGAGGAATATGGATGCTCCTTCAACACCGGGTCGACCCATTTTCAGTTtcagtgttgggaatttttcaaGAAAGAATTTCCCTTCAAAATGGGATGATGCTGAGAAATGGCTTGTTAATGGAAGCCCTGCTTCTCATCATCAACATTATGGCTTAAAGCCAACATTAGAATCTTCAAAACTGTCAAAGCAGTGTAATAATGGGTTCAAGCTAAAAGAAGCTGAAAATGTGTTTGCAGAAAAAAACAGAGTTATAGATgaaaaggtatcaaaagtggctTCAGATTTTCAGGTTTCTTTACCTTTAAACCATCACCATATTTCTGCCGGAGCTTCCAATACTATTCCTTCTGCAACAGATGTTTTTCTAAAAG ATAAGTTCACAGATGAGGTGGAATCAATTTATCCCAAATTTAGGTACTTAGAACCTACAAAAGAaggatttttgtttgaaaatgGGGCAGGAAAATCAATGAAAGAAGCAACAACAGAGGTAATTCATGAGGTTAAACACAGAGATATTGGTACAGAAATGACTCCAATTGGCAGCTCTACTACTTCAAGATGTCACACTCCATTCAAGAGCCCGTCACCTGCTCGACACAATACCCCTGCCGATAGATCTGGTCCATTGGATTTACCAAGTTCTGGTTCTGATAGCACAGTTGATATAATGCAATTGCAAGAGTGTCATTTAGCAAAATTGCAGTTGGGGACACAATTTGACTCTGTTACGACTAATTGGAGTTCGagggaagaagaggaggaggatatATCGAAGAGTTTGAGACATTTTGAGATAAATAATGAATGCAGAAAGAGTGTCTCAGAGTCCAAAATGCGTTCgtgggaagaagaagagaagaataaATGCTGCCTCAG GTATCAAAGAGAAGAAGCAAAAATTCAGGCCTGGATAAACctccaaaatgcaaaagcagaAGCTCAATCAAAAAAACTTGAG GTGAAAATCCAGAGGATGAGATCAAATTTGGAAGAGAAGTTAATGAAAAGAATGGCGGTTGTTCATCGAAAAGCCGAAGAATGGAGAACTACAGCTCATCTTCAACACAAGGAACAAATAGAAAAGGTAGCTGACCAAGCACGGAAGATGATGTTGACAAGGCAAAACTCACATTTATCTACTGCCCAAACTTCGTGTGGTTGTTTGCCATGTCGTAACCATCATATTTAA